Proteins encoded within one genomic window of Equus caballus isolate H_3958 breed thoroughbred chromosome 20, TB-T2T, whole genome shotgun sequence:
- the MDC1 gene encoding mediator of DNA damage checkpoint protein 1 isoform X1 has translation MMMEDTQAINWEVEEEEETERPSESLGCSLAPVGRLRIFSSAHGPEKDFPLYLGKNVVGRMPDCSVALPFPSISKQHAVIEILAWGKAPILRDSGSLNGTQILRPPKVLSPGVSHRLRDQELILFADLLCQYHRLDAPLPFVSRGPLTVEETPKVQGGTHPRGLLLAEDSEEEVDPLSERHVVKEPRTTSSSLATVVPESDEEGPSPAPGGPGPPFAFNLDSDTDEEESQQPATGEAFSAAMTDATVETEPPKAITTEIQLEKDQCSVEERDNATKVKRDARNEVVPVGVILERTQPAEEDSDTDVDDESRPPGRPAEVHLESAQPSGFMDSDTDVEEEGIPTTPAVVPMKKRQVFHGDDAKSPGAPGLANLQESPAGSDTDVEEGEALLTVPLERSQASMVIDSNTDDEEEVSAALTLARLKESRTLTWHRDTDVEEDKAQPVVLLEQSQTSARRDSDTDVEEEGPPVEKRGTVPKDCTDKAHSEKSQPPLGDSDIEMEEDKSSPAVHLERSEASATVDVNTQVKEEVLPGPAVTPLEKHQVPVAWTNQTDVEADRGPAKLPMVCLEEAQPPPVGDCEITSLNASAVTDVRKSQFPTGGDAGTEWAVAVLEQERAPEAGAQGGSPVALVEQGLLPVSRENLTDLVVDTGTPGEPTQPRREGAQTPKEGKREPRMDGTKDSADARDVLKAEKSTIKVPAYSVSDSEDLDLQATQCFVEKEGQSLEAVQSTEDEPTQAFLLSPPQEPGPSRCSFQAEEKNAILSQTYGATSLASFLKRLPRELLYEGALDELWEVLATQPYCPRESEASETQPIAAHLEAHGSCPSPPRATPGEQHPESPVHAEPLGIQGRGMQTVEKDMGTPGETADRVNPERGPLERATKKPPPEGERKDVMGEEELTWGLRDSQQKQVLARDTQRQESDKKVTSASPESGMESLKVEIETAREIQEKEREKQTLAREIFEREAEKLVPGRVCEVGGLEVKVSKVIQERGPEAGEPERGTQDQEGQASSPTPEPRVGAGGLQALASAVVASGSQSGGGRGVPVSPRRQERDHLNCKMPPAEKASRGDQESPEACLPPAVTEASAPLQNPLMSQSQKHPTPQPLPSLELPIPRARQNGSQGAPEIPPSELEPLHPKPKVRPRGSSRMLPSPVSSIAPESHPTTPTDQPVSPEPTSRATRSRTYRSSEMTPAPVVPTAPELQSSTSKDQPVTAKLTSRATRGRTHRSSVKSPEPVVPTAPELQPSTSKDQPVTPEPTSRGRTHRSSVKAPEQVVPTAPELQPSTSKDQSVIPTPTSRATRGRTHRSSVKTPEPVVPTAPEFQPPTPTDQPVTLELISRATRGRTHRASVKTPEPVVPTAPELQPPTSKDQSGILTPTSRATRGRTHRFSVKSPEPIVPIAPELQPSTPTDQSVASEPTSGTTQGRTHRSSVKTPELVVPTGPEFQPSTSINQLVTPKPTSQPRTHRSSVKTPEPIVPTTSELQPSTPTDQPVTPKPTSRATRGRKHRSVNTSEPIVPTAPELQPSTPTDKPVTRKPTSRATRGRTHRSSVKTPEPIVPTAPELQPSTPTDKPVTCKPTSRATRGRKHRSSVKTPKPIVPTASQLQPSTPTDQSVTPESTTQDIRGRKHRSSVKTPQPMEPTAPGHEPPSHTDQPVTPEAIAPASQSRTLRTSIISAVPVPTTPEFRSPVPTDQPIPPETIPQANCSRRPRATRKQGSPTAPIVHEPCSAPPEPNSRNQRRRAVRAAESLTTIPEPAFAQLPEAPTHAPHIEKVEAAGTSGFTPEPQRKASQSHKRPLATLDLPPLQKRLQRGKVSQKTAFLQEEEDDPTERPGKKEVVVMPGPGKRKRDQAEEEGILSRSLRRTKPNQESTAPKVLFTGVVDVRGERAVLALGGSLASSVAEASHLVTDRIRRTVKFLCALGRGIPILSLDWLHQSRKAGCFLPPDEYVVTDPEQEENFGFSLRDALSRARERRLLEGYEIHVTPGVQPPPLQMGEIISCCGGTVLPSMPRSYKPQRVVITCSQDFPRCAIPSRVGLPILSPEFLLTGVLKQEAKPEAFVLSALEMSST, from the exons ATGATGGAGGACACCCAGGCTATTAACTGGGAGgttgaagaagaggaggagacagagagacccaGTGAATCCTTGGGGTGTAGCTTGGCGCCCGTAGGGCGACTGCGTATCTTCAGTAGTGCCCATGGACCAGAAAAAG ATTTCCCACTCTACCTCGGGAAGAATGTGGTAGGCCGAATGCCTGATTGCTCTGTGGCCCTGCCCTTTCCATCCATCTCCAAACAACATGCAGTGATTGAAATCCTGGCCTGGGGCAAGGCACCTATCCTCCGGGATTCTGGGAGCCTCAATGGGACTCAAATCCTGAGGCCTCCTAAGGTCCTGAGCCCTGGGGTGAGTCATCGTCTGAGAGACCAGGAGTTAATTCTCTTTGCTGACTTGCTCTGCCAGTACCATCGCCTGGATGCCCCCCTGCCCTTTGTCTCTCGGGGCCCTCTAACTGTAGAGGAGACACCCAAGGTACAGGGAGGAACTCATCCCCGGGGGCTCCTGTTGGCTGAGGACTCAGAGGAGGAAGTAG ATCCTCTTTCTGAAAGGCATGTGGTGAAAGAACCAAGGACCACATCTTCTTCTTTGGCAACAGTAGTTCCAGAGAG TGATGAAGAGGGGCCTTCCCCTGCCCCAGGTGGCCCTGGGCCACCTTTTGCCTTCAACTTGGACAGTGACACAGATGAGGAAGAAAGTCAGCAACCAGCAACAGGGGAGGCCTTCTCAGCTGCCATGACAGATGCCACTGTAGAGACAGAACCGCCTAAAGCCATCACAACTGAAATCCAGCTTGAAAAGGATCAGTGTTCAGTGGAGGAAAGGGACAATGCCACAAAAGTCAAGAGGGATGCAAGGAATGAAGTGGTTCCAGTTGGAGTGATTCTGGAGAGGACCCAACCTGCTGAGGAGGACAGTGACACAGATGTGGATGATGAGAGCAGGCCTCCAGGAAGGCCAGCCGAAGTCCATTTGGAAAGTGCCCAGCCTTCTGGCTTCATGGACAGTGATACTGATGTGGAAGAAGAGGGGATCCCCACGACCCCAGCTGTAGTTCCTATGAAGAAGAGGCAAGTCTTCCATGGAGATGATGCAAAGAGTCCTGGGGCACCTGGCTTGGCGAATCTGCAGGAGAGCCCAGCTGGTAGTGATACAGATGTGGAGGAGGGCGAGGCCCTACTAACGGTCCCTCTGGAGAGAAGCCAAGCCTCCATGGTGATCGATAGCAATACAGATGATGAGGAAGAAGTCTCAGCAGCACTCACTTTGGCACGTCTGAAAGAGAGCCGAACCCTTACCTGGCACAGAGATACAGATGTGGAAGAGGACAAGGCCCAACCTGTGGTCCTTCTGGAGCAAAGCCAAACCTCCGCCAGGAGAGACAGTGACAcagatgtggaggaggaggggccccCAGTGGAAAAGAGAGGCACTGTCCCCAAGGATTGCACAGACAAAGCACATTCAGAAAAGAGCCAGCCTCCTCTTGGGGACAGTGATATAGAGATGGAGGAAGATAAGAGCTCACCTGCAGTCCACCTGGAGAGAAGTGAAGCCTCTGCCACAGTGGACGTCAACACACAAGTGAAGGAGGAAGTCCTACCAGGGCCAGCTGTTACACCTCTGGAGAAGCATCAGGTGCCTGTGGCGTGGACAAATCAAACAGATGTGGAAGCAGACAGGGGCCCAGCAAAGCTGCCTATGGTGTGTCTAGAGGAAGCCCAGCCTCCTCCAGTTGGGGACTGTGAGATCACATCCTTAAATGCCTCAGCAGTGACAGATGTAAGAAAGAGCCAGTTTCCCACAGGAGGGGATGCTGGGACGGAATGGGCTGTGGCTGTTCTTGAGCAGGAGAGAGCTCCTGAGGCGGGGGCCCAGGGTGGGTCACCTGTGGCACTAGTGGAGCAGGGCCTTCTCCCTGTCTCAAGGGAAAACCTAACAGATCTGGTGGTGGACACAGGCACTCCAGGGGAACCCACCCAGCCACGGAGAGAGGGAGCCCAGACCcccaaagaagggaagagagaaccACGTATGGATGGGACCAAGGACTCTGCAGATGCCCGTGATG ttctaaaggctgagaagtccacgaTCAAGGTGCCAGCgtattcagtgtctg ATTCTGAAGATCTAGACCTACAGGCTACCCAGTGCTTTGTGGAGAAAGAGGGTCAGAGCCTGGAAG CAGTCCAGAGCACGGAGGATGAACCTACCCAGGCCTTCCTGTTAAGTCCACCCCAAGAGCCTGGCCCTTCCCGTTGCAGCTTCCAGGCCGAAG aaaaaaatgccATATTAAGTCAGACCTATGGAGCAACTAGTCTAGCATCGTTTTTAAAGAGGCTACCGAGAGAGCTTTTATATGAAG GTGCCCTGGATGAGCTGTGGGAGGTCTTGGCTACACAGCCATACTGTCCAAGAGAATCTGAGGCCTCTGAGACCCAGCCCATTGCCGCCCACCTTGAGGCCCATGGATCTTGCCCCTCACCACCTAGGGCAACACCAGGAGAACAACATCCAGAGAGCCCAGTTCATGCAGAGCCACTGGGGATTCAAGGAAGAGGGATGCAGACTGTGGAGAAAGACATGGGTACACCAGGAGAAACAGCAGACAGGGTGAACCCTGAGAGAGGACCATTGGAGAGGGCAACCAAGAAACCGCcaccagaaggagagagaaaagatgtgATGGGAGAGGAAGAATTAACTTGGGGGCTACGGGACAGTCAACAAAAACAGGTGTTAGCTAGAGACACTCAGAGACAAGAGTCTGACAAAAAGGTGACAAGTGCAAGTCCCGAAAGTGGTATGGAGAGTTTGAAGGTAGAAATTGAGACAGCCAGGGAAatacaagagaaagagagagaaaagcagactCTTGcaagagaaatatttgaaagagaagcagagaaattaGTACCAGGGAGAGTGTGTGAGGTAGGTGGGTTAGAGGTCAAGGTATCCAAAGTGATACAGGagagaggccctgaggcaggggagCCAGAGAGAGGGACCCAGGACCAGGAAGGGCAGGCCTCCAGTCCAACACCAGAGCctcgggtgggggctgggggccttCAGGCACTCGCTTCAGCTGTGGTAGCTTCTGGGAGCCAATCAGGTGGAGGAAGGGGCGTCCCAGTGAgtcccaggaggcaggagagag ACCACTTGAATTGCAAGATGCCACCTGCTGAGAAGGCTTCTAGG GGTGATCAGGAATCCCCAGAGGCGTGTCTGCCTCCTGCAGTGACTGAAGCCTCAGCCCCACTCCAAAACCCCCTCATGTCTCAGAGCCAAAAACATCCTACACCTCAGCCTCTGCCTTCCTTAGAGCTGCCCATTCCCAGGGCCAGGCAAAATGGGAGTCAGGGAGCCCCAGAGATTCCTCCCTCAGAGCTGGAGCCTCTGCATCCAAAACCCAAAGTCAGGCCCCGGGGGTCCTCCAGGATGTTACCCTCTCCAGTGTCTTCTATAGCCCCTGAGTCCCACCCTACCACCCCCACAGACCAGCCTGTCAGCCCTGAGCCCACATCTCGGGCCACTCGGAGCAGAACATACAGGTCTTCTGAAATGACCCCTGCACCAGTTGTCCCCACAGCACCTGAGCTGCAATCTTCCACCTCCAAAGACCAGCCTGTCACCGCTAAGCTCACATCTCGGGCCACTCGGGGAAGGACACATAGGTCCTCTGTCAAGTCCCCTGAACCAGTTGTCCCCACAGCCCCTGAGCTCCAGCCTTCCACCTCTAAAGACCAGCCTGTCACTCCTGAGCCCACATCTCGGGGCAGGACACATAGATCTTCTGTCAAGGCCCCTGAGCAAGTTGTCCCTACAGCTCCTGAGCTGCAACCTTCCACCTCCAAAGACCAGTCTGTCATCCCCACACCCACATCCCGGGCCACTCGGGGCAGGACACATAGGTCCTCTGTCAAGACCCCTGAACCAGTTGTCCCCACAGCCCCTGAGTTCCAGCCTCCTACCCCCACAGACCAACCTGTCACTCTTGAGCTCATATCTCGGGCCACTCGGGGCAGAACACACAGAGCCTCTGTGAAGACTCCTGAACCAGTTGTCCccacagctcctgagctgcagcctcCCACCTCCAAAGACCAGTCTGGCATCTTAACACCCACATCTCGGGCCACTCGGGGCAGAACACATAGGTTCTCTGTCAAGTCCCCTGAACCAATTGTCCCCATAGCCCCTGAGCTTCAGCCTTCTACCCCCACAGACCAATCTGTCGCTAGTGAGCCCACATCTGGCACCACTCAGGGCAGGACACATAGGTCTTCTGTCAAGACCCCTGAACTAGTTGTACCCACAGGTCCTGAGTTCCAGCCTTCCACTTCCATAAACCAACTTGTCACCCCCAAACCCACATCTCAGCCAAGGACACATAGGTCTTCTGTCAAGACCCCCGAACCAATTGTTCCCACAACCTCAGAGCTCCAGCCTTCCACCCCCACAGACCAACCTGTCACCCCCAAACCCACATCCCGGGCCACTCGGGGCAGAAAACATAGGTCTGTCAACACCTCTGAACCGATTGTCCCCACAGCCCCTGAGCTCCAGCCTTCCACCCCCACAGACAAACCTGTCACCCGCAAGCCCACATCTCGGGCCACTCGGGGCAGAACACATAGGTCTTCTGTCAAGACACCCGAACCAATTGTCCCCACAGCCCCTGAGCTCCAGCCTTCTACCCCCACAGACAAACCTGTCACCTGCAAACCCACATCTCGGGCCACTCGGGGCAGAAAACATAGGTCTTCTGTCAAGACCCCCAAACCAATTGTCCCCACAGCCTCACAGCTCCAGCCTTCCACCCCGACAGACCAATCTGTTACCCCTGAGTCCACAACTCAGGACATTCGGGGCAGAAAACATAGGTCCTCTGTCAAGACTCCCCAACCAATGGAACCCACAGCCCCTGGCCATGAACCTCCCAGCCATACAGACCAGCCTGTCACCCCTGAAGCCATAGCTCCGGCTAGTCAGAGCAGGACACTAAGGACTTCTATAATAAGTGCTGTGCCAGTTCCTACCACCCCTGAATTCCGGTCTCCTGTCCCCACAGACCAGCCTATTCCCCCTGAGACCATCCCTCAAGCCAATTGCAGCAGGAGGCCAAGGGCCACTAGGAAGCAGGGGTCCCCCACAGCTCCCATTGTCCATGAACCCTGCTCTGCACCCCCTGAACCTAACTCGAGGAACCAAAGACGAAGAGCAGTGAGAGCAGCTGAGTCCCTTACAACCATTCCTGAGCCTGCCTTTGCCCAGCTTCCTGAGGCGCCCACTCATGCTCCCCACATCGAAAAGGTAGAGGCAGCAGGTACATCTGGGTTCACCCCAGAGCCCCAGCGTAAGGCCTCTCAAAGCCACAAGAGGCCTTTAGCTACCCTGGATTTACCCCCACTTCAAAAACGGCTCCAAAGAGGGAAAGTCTCCCAGAAGACAGCGTTCctccaggaagaggaagatgatCCCACAGAGAGACCAGGGAAGAAAGAG GTTGTAGTGATGCCAGgaccaggcaagagaaagagagaccaagCAGAAGAAGAGGGAATACTGAGCCGCAGCCTCCGAAGAACCAAACCTAATCAAGAGTCCACAGCCCCcaaa GTGCTCTTCACAGGAGTGGTGGATGTTCGAGGAGAGCGGGCAGTACTGGCCCTGGGGGGAAGTCTGGCCAGCTCAGTGGCAGAGGCTTCCCACCTGGTGACTGATCGAATCCGCCGGACGGTCAAGTTCCTGTGTGCCCTGGGGCGGGGGATCCCCATCCTCTCCCTGGACTGGCTGCACCAG TCCCGCAAAGCTGGTTGCTTCTTGCCACCGGATGAATACGTGGTGACCGATCCTGAGCAGGAAGAGAACTTTGGCTTCAGCCTTCGGGATGCTCTGAGCCGAGCTCGGGAGCGAAGGCTGCTGGAG GGCTATGAGATTCATGTGACCCCTGGAGTCCAGCCACCTCCACTTCAGATGGGAGAGATCATCAGCTGCTGTGGAGGCACTGTCCTACCCAGCATGCCCCGGTCCTATAAG CCTCAGAGAGTTGTGATCACATGCTCCCAGGACTTCCCCCGATGCGCCATTCCATCTCGGGTCGGGCTGCCCATCCTCTCACCTGAGTTCCTGCTGACAGGAGTGCTGAAGCAGGAAGCCAAGCCAGAGGCCTTCGTCCTCTCCGCTTTGGAAATGTCATCCACCTGA